From a region of the Theobroma cacao cultivar B97-61/B2 chromosome 8, Criollo_cocoa_genome_V2, whole genome shotgun sequence genome:
- the LOC18591271 gene encoding probable disease resistance protein At4g33300, translated as MAFNDFFTGEIATELLKQLVSISRKSCLCKSTADNLITSIQELLPIIDEIKYSGVELPAIRQSQLDRFSETLRGGLELARKVLASGRWNVYKNLQLARKMEKLEKQVARFVSGPLQAHLLADVHHMRFETMERFDRLEGRLEQRLSSMKIGVGGWVEEAVKRMEVEEEASLGILGGVGLDLGKSKVKKLLMGRDDLNVVGICGIGGSGKTTLANEICRDNQVRSYFNNRILFLTVSQSPDLDQLRAKIWGFITGNEAMGYTSNHFVPPGKLQCEWGSGPRILVVLDDVWSLSALEQLIFRIPAYKTLVVSRFKFPTSVVNEVYKVELLREDESMSLFCHSAFGQKSIPPTADESLVKQIVSECKGLPLALKVIGASLRDQPEMYWASAKKRLLRGEPICESHENKLLERMAISVEYLNKKVKQCFLDLGSFPEDKKIPLDVLINMWVEIHDIDEEEAFAILVELSDKNLLTLVKDPRAGDAYSSFYEICVTQHDVLRDLALHLSNRGDVNERKRLLMPRRDTELPRDWERNADQPFNAQIVSVHTGEMREMDWFRMEFPKAEVLILNFSSNEYFLPPFTDDMPKLRALVVINYGTSEATLQNFSVFTNLANLRSLWLEKVSVPQLSNATVPLRNLRKLSMVFCKVNNSFDPSVLDLPQIFPRLSELVIDHCDDLIKLPLSICKVNSLQSLSITNCHRLCELPADLGMLRKLQILRLYACPELKKLPPSIGELVALKYLDISQCLNMRCLPREIGRLSSLEKIDMRECSETVSLPTSAALLNLKSLRRVICDDEVSGLWKNVGKAKPDLHVQVAERSYSLDWLDG; from the exons ATGGCGTTTAACGACTTCTTCACCGGCGAAATCGCAACGGAACTTCTAAAACAGTTAGTCTCCATCTCACGCAAGTCATGCCTCTGCAAGTCCACTGCGGACAACCTCATCACGAGCATCCAAGAACTCCTCCCCATCATCGACGAAATCAAATACTCCGGCGTCGAGCTCCCCGCTATTCGTCAATCTCAGCTTGACCGTTTCTCCGAGACCCTGCGTGGGGGCCTCGAATTGGCCCGCAAAGTCCTCGCCTCCGGCCGTTGGAACGTCTACAAAAACCTCCAGCTGGCCAGGAAGATGGAGAAGTTAGAGAAACAAGTCGCGAGGTTCGTTAGCGGGCCGTTGCAGGCCCACTTGCTGGCCGACGTGCATCACATGCGGTTCGAAACGATGGAGCGGTTCGACAGGTTGGAAGGCCGGTTGGAGCAGCGGCTCAGTTCGATGAAGATTGGAGTGGGAGGGTGGGTGGAGGAAGCGGTGAAAAGAATGGAAGTTGAAGAAGAGGCTAGCCTGGGAATCCTGGGTGGAGTTGGTTTGGATTTAGGGAAAAGCAAGGTGAAAAAATTGTTAATGGGAAGAGATGATTTAAACGTTGTTGGAATTTGCGGTATTGGAGGATCAGGAAAAACTACTTTAGCTAATGAAATTTGTAGAGACAATCAAGTTCGAA GTTATTTCAACAACAGAATTTTGTTTCTAACTGTGTCACAGTCACCGGATCTGGATCAATTGAGGGCAAAGATATGGGGATTCATTACAGGGAACGAGGCCATGGGTTATACTAGTAATCACTTTGTTCCACCTGGGAAGTTACAGTGTGAGTGGGGAAGTGGACCGCGAATTCTGGTTGTGTTAGACGATGTCTGGTCCTTGTCTGCACTTGAACAACTCATTTTCAGGATCCCAGCATATAAAACTCTTGTAGTTTCGAGGTTCAAGTTCCCAACAAGTGTTGTTAACGAAGTTTACAAAGTTGAGTTGTTGAGGGAAGATGAATCAATGTCCCTGTTTTGCCACTCTGCTTTCGGGCAAAAGTCGATTCCTCCTACTGCGGATGAGAGTTTGGTCAAGCAG ATTGTTAGTGAATGTAAAGGACTTCCTTTGGCTCTGAAAGTGATCGGAGCTTCGTTGCGAGACCAACCTGAAATGTACTGGGCTAGTGCAAAGAAAAGGTTACTGCGAGGAGAACCAATCTGCGAGTCTCATGAAAACAAATTACTGGAACGGATGGCAATAAGTGTGGAATACTTGAACAAAAAGGTAAAGCAGTGTTTCTTGGATTTGGGGTCATTCCCAGAAGATAAGAAGATCCCCCTTGATGTTCTTATCAACATGTGGGTTGAGATACACGACATTGATGAGGAGGAGGCTTTCGCCATTCTTGTTGAGCTTTCTGACAAGAACCTACTCACTCTGGTGAAAGATCCACG GGCTGGTGACGCATATAGCAGCTTCTATGAAATCTGTGTCACTCAGCATGATGTGTTGAGAGACCTTGCTCTTCATCTGAGCAATCGTGGGGATGTGAATGAGCGGAAGAGGTTACTTATGCCACGGAGAGATACAGAGCTTCCAAGAGATTGGGAAAGAAACGCAGATCAGCCATTCAATGCTCAGATTGTTTCGGTTCATACAG GAGAAATGAGGGAAATGGACTGGTTCCGGATGGAGTTCCCAAAGGCTGAAGTACTCATCCTGAATTTTTCCTCCAATGAATACTTCTTGCCTCCATTCACAGACGATATGCCCAAACTCAGGGCACTTGTTGTAATAAATTATGGTACATCTGAAGCAACCCTTCagaatttttcagtttttactAATCTGGCAAATCTGCGGAGCCTTTGGCTTGAAAAAGTGTCCGTTCCTCAACTATCCAACGCCACGGTTCCCTTGAGGAACTTGCGGAAGCTATCTATGGTTTTCTGCAAGGTTAACAACAGCTTTGATCCCTCAGTGCTAGACCTGCCCCAGATCTTCCCTCGTCTATCAGAGCTCGTAATTGATCATTGTGATGATCTAATTAAGCTGCCCTTAAGCATTTGTAAGGTGAATTCACTCCAAAGTCTGAGCATAACCAACTGCCACCGATTATGTGAATTGCCTGCTGATTTGGGTATGCTGCGGAAACTACAGATACTTAGGCTGTATGCTTGTCCAGAACTTAAGAAGCTCCCTCCCAGCATCGGCGAGCTAGTGGCTTTAAAATACCTTGATATCTCCCAATGCCTTAACATGAGATGTCTACCTAGGGAAATAGGTAGATTATCAAGCCTGGAAAAGATAGACATGAGGGAGTGTTCAGAGACTGTGAGCCTACCAACATCGGCTGCCTTGTTGAACTTGAAGTCACTGCGCAGAGTTATCTGTGATGACGAAGTTTCTGGGCTCTGGAAAAATGTGGGAAAGGCTAAGCCAGACCTTCATGTTCAAGTTGCAGAGAGAAGCTATAGTTTGGACTGGCTTGATGGCTGA
- the LOC18591272 gene encoding nucleobase-ascorbate transporter 3, whose product MGETENHHHPPPPPQVVPPPSAPPNLGLSRGPTWTPAEQLHQLQYCIHSNPSWPQALLLAFQHYIVNLGTTVLIATTIVPRMGGDHGDKARVIQALLFMSGINTLLQTLIGSRLPTVMGASFAYTLPLLSIINDYTDEAFTSEHDRFVRGMRTIQGSLIVSSFVNIILGYSRAWGEMTRLFSPIVVVPVVCLVGLGLFARGFPLLGNCVEIGLPMLILLVISQQYLKRIHPRAHLILERFALLLCIGIIWAFAAILTVSGAYNNVKPATKQSCRTDRSYLMSSAPWIKIPYPFQWGTPIFRATHVFGMIGAALVSSAESTGTFFAAARLSGATAPPAHVLSRSIGLQGVGMLIEGLFGSLVGTTASVENVGLLGLTHIGSRRVVQISTGFMIFFSIFGKFGAFFASIPLPIFAAIYCVLLGIVAATGITFIQFANNNSMRNIYVLGVSLFLGLSIPQYFAMNTPLDGHGPVRTDAGWFNNILNTIFSSPATVAIIVGTVLDNTLEAKHVDDRGVPWWKPFQHSKGDVRTEEFYSYPLRLNEYMPTRFL is encoded by the exons atgggaGAAACAGAGAATCACCACCATCCACCACCGCCACCGCAAGTGGTTCCACCGCCTTCTGCACCACCGAATCTCGGGCTTTCGAGGGGACCCACTTGGACTCCTGCTGAGCAACTCCACCAGCTTCAATACTGCATCCACTCCAATCCATCTTGGC CTCAAGCGCTTTTACTGGCTTTCCAACACTACATTGTGAATCTTGGAACTACGGTCTTGATTGCAACTACTATTGTGCCTCGGATGGGCGGGGATCAT GGGGACAAAGCCCGGGTCATTCAAGCTTTGCTGTTTATGTCAGGCATTAATACTCTGCTTCAAACGCTTATTGGCTCAAGGCTTCCTACAGTGATGGGTGCATCTTTTGCATACACCTTACCATTGTTGTCTATCATCAATGATTATACTGACGAGGCCTTCACATCTGAGCATGAT CGGTTTGTCCGAGGTATGAGAACCATTCAAGGATCACTAATTGTTTCTTCCTTTGTCAACATCATCCTTGGCTATAGCAGGGCATGGGGGGAAATGACAAG ATTATTTAGTCCCATAGTTGTGGTGCCAGTGGTTTGTCTTGTTGGTCTTGGTCTGTTTGCAAGAGGCTTCCCATTG CTAGGTAACTGTGTGGAAATTGGCCTGCCTATGCTCATTCTGCTGGTTATTTCTCAACAG TACCTGAAGCGCATCCATCCAAGGGCCCATCTTATACTTGAGAGGTTTGCTTTGCTTTTATGCATCGGAATTATCTGGGCTTTCGCTGCTATCCTCACTGTGTCTGGTGCTTACAACAATGTTAAGCCTGCAACTAAACAGAGTTGCCGCACAGATCGATCTTACCTAATGTCATCTGCTCCTTG GATTAAAATTCCATACCCGTTTCAGTGGGGTACTCCTATATTCAGAGCTACCCATGTGTTTGGGATGATAGGTGCAGCACTTGTTTCATCCGCAGAG TCAACTGGAACATTTTTCGCAGCAGCTCGGCTTTCTGGTGCCACAGCCCCTCCAGCACATGTACTCAGCAGAAGTATTGGCTTACAG GGTGTTGGTATGCTGATTGAAGGGCTTTTCGGTTCTCTTGTTGGTACTACTGCATCTGT AGAAAATGTTGGCCTTCTGGGACTTACGCATATAGGAAGCAGACGGGTGGTGCAGATTTCAACTGGtttcatgatatttttctCCATATTTG GGAAATTCGGTGCATTTTTTGCCTCTATTCCATTGCCAATATTTGCTGCCATATACTGCGTTTTATTGGGCATTGTTG CTGCTACCGGGATCACATTCATACAGTTTGCAAATAATAATTCCATGAGAAACATCTATGTTTTGGGTGTCTCTCTATTCCTCGGGCTTTCAATTCCTCAATACTTTGCAATGAATACACCATTAGACGGTCATGGACCAGTTAGAACAGATGCCGGATGG TTTAACAATATATTGAACACAATCTTCTCATCACCTGCAACTGTGGCAATCATTGTCGGGACCGTGCTTGATAACACACTAGAAGCAAAGCATGTGGATGACAGAGGAGTTCCATGGTGGAAACCATTCCAGCACAGCAAGGGAGATGTTAGAACCGAGGAGTTCTACAGCTATCCCCTCAGATTAAATGAATATATGCCCACCAGGTTTCTCTAA